CACGCTCGAACCGCTCGACCGATTCCCCGCTCGCCCAGAAATACGGTGTCACGTACTCGCTGTCCGCAACGACGCGCTCTATTTCGACGTGAATATCGGAGATTCGCTCCAGCGTCTCGTGAAGGATGAACTCCTCCGATGGCACGGCGAACTCGGTCAAAACGCTCATCTCTCTAGCCGAGGCATGCGTTCGGGGATATTGTAGTTACCGGCGGCTCACTCGGTTTCTCTCCGCCATCTTTAGAACCCCTTCCGAAAAACTTTTATAAAAATGCGATCCATCGGTTTATTGATTGCAAGACGAGTGAGTGTCGTTTATGGATTATATTCGAAGCCGCTGCCGGTGTATGAATCGCAACCTTACATTTGATATAGCAACGGCAGTGAACCTCAACGCAACCAATGTCTGACGAGCCAACTGTTCTCATCGTTGACGACGAACATGCTATCACTGACTTACACGCACGCTGGCTCGAAGATTCCTACGAAGTCCGGAAGGCGTACAACGGAACCGAGGCTCTAGAAACTATCGACGAGGACGTCGATATCGTTCTTCTCGACCGTCGGATGCCCGACCGCTCCGGGCAGGAGGTTCTCGACGAAATCCGCGAGCAGGCGTTCGACTGTCGGGTGGCGATGGTGACCGCCGTCGAACCGGATTTTGACATTCTCGAACTCGGATTCGATGCCTACATCTGTAAACCGGTTTCCGACCCGGAACAGCTCCGTGAAATCGTCGCGTCGCTCGAGACCCGCTCGACGTACGACTCGCAAGTACAGGAACTGCTTGCGCTGTCGTCGAAGAAAGCGGCGCTCGAAGAACGCAAGGAATCGGACGAGTTGTCGAAAAACGAGGATTACACCGAACTCGAGACGCGGTTAGCATCGCTTCGAAACGAGCTTTCGTCCACGGCTATGGAGTTGGACGACGACGACCTTCGTGCGGAGTTTCACGGCCGCAACGACTCGGGGTCCAAACTCATGAAATCCGCAGAGGGGGGGGACGCGTCGGAGTCCAGAGACTAAGGGTTCCGAACGTGCGGTTGTGTCGGATAGTCGATTAAATTGTGAATCTCGGTCATGAATCCACTACGAAAATAACATCTATGATACTGGCCTCCACGGCGCGTCTCCAGAGGGGTTTCGCGTCATCTCCTTTGAGACACTCCGCGTTCCGACGGCTCCGTTTGGCCGACTACGTACGGGAACGATAACATGAGCGAAAATCGGTCGGCATCCAGTCAGGAGTCGGTCACGAAGGGGAGTATCCTTCTGCTTATCGACCACCGCCGAAACCGTCGTTTGTTGGCCGACTGGCTCACGTCGGAGTACGAAGTGGTGCTTCCGAAACACGGCGTCGATACGTCGTTCGACCTGTGTATCGTCGACGAAGCGTCGTTCAGTCGCTATCGTGACGAACTCGAAGCCAAAAAGGAGGCGTCCCTCCCGACGTTCCTTCCCTATCTCCTCGTCACATCGACGAATTCCCCGGCGCGGACGCCGGAAGTGTGGCAGGGCGTCGACGAGGTTATCACGACACCCATCGAGAAGGCGGTGTTACAGGCGCGCCTGGACGGATTGCTCGAACGGCGGCGGCTTTCCGTCGAAATCGAGCGGGAGAAAGAACAGAGCGAACATCGGTTCCGAACGCTGTTCCAGACGGCCCCCGACCCCGTGTTCGTTCTCGATGCGGACGGAAGGATTCAGTCGGTAAACGACGCGTTTTGTCACGTTTCCGGACGCAACCGGTCTGCTGTTCTCGGCGAACGGCTCGAAAACATCGATGCGTTCCCCAACGATTCCATCGACGAACTCACCGCGGATATGCGCGAACGGAAGCGAGGTAACTCCTCTCCGTACTCGGTGACGTACATGACCCCGGACGGGGAAAACCGCTACGCCGAAATTAACACGACGCGGATGCGTTTCGACGAGGAGAACCCGGAAATCATCGGCATAATTCGGGACGTGACCGAACACAAGCGCCGAAAGCAGGAACTACAGCGCCAAAACGAGCGCCTCGACGAGTTCGCCAGCATGCTCGCCCACGAGCTCCGCAATCCCCTCGGTATCGCCCAGGGGTACCTCCGCGTTGCGAGGGCGGAAGACTCCGAGGACGCCTTCGAGGAGGTCAGCGGTGCGCTCGACCGAATGGAACGGATGATAAACGAAATGCTCGACCTCGCGCGCAAACCCGATGCGCTCACGGAGAAGGAGGTGACGGAGTTTCACGAAATCGTCGAGGACGCGTGGTCACGTGCCGCTCCGCCCGAGGCGACGTTGATGCTGGAGAACGTGGAAGAGGAGATTTCGGCGGACATCGACAGGTTGAGTCAGGTGTTCGAAAACCTGTTCCGGAACGCCATCGAGCACGTCGGACGGGACGTCACCGTTCACGTCAAACGTATCTCGAACGGCGTCTGTATCGTTGACGACGGTCCCGGAATCTCGGACGACGAGCGCGAATTGGTGTTCCAGAGCGGGTACACGACGGACAACGGAACCGGTTTGGGCCTGTCGATTGTCCAGCAAATCGTGGAAGCGCACGGCTGGGAGATTAACGTATTGGAAGGAAGTGCCGGTGGTTCGCGGTTCGAAATTACCGGTATCGATTTCGAATAGCGGGTGAAGGGACCACCCGCCGTGTTGGAAACAAAATCGGGGGGTTCGCGCGGGATGGTAGTCGCGTCCCCCGCGGGTACTCCCGCGCTCGAATCGACGTGGTTCACCTGAAAAGAGCTTGCTCTTACCCGGGGTGAAAGTGAAGCGATACTGTTCGGAGTGTGGGAGAGGGCGGTGGTATCGACGTTCCCCGTCGAACGACGAACACGCTATCGCCAGTCCCTATCGACGCGATGGTCGATAGTCGGGTCTGCGGCGGCTCCGCGCTTCAAGGCCGCCCAGCGGGTACACTCTGGGCAGGCGAAAACGATGCCATCCTCGGTTCCCATCGTTCGCGCGAACGTGGGGTCGACGTGATCGTTTCGGCAGTTCGGATTGCGACAGCGCCGACTCGAACGGCTGTGTCGGTTCCAGATACCGTGGCGGCCGGAACCGTCGGCGTCCTCCCGATCTGCCTTAGCCATGGATACTCACCTTTTCGCGTGCGAGTCGTTCGCCCGTCTTCCTGTCTAGAAGCTTCCAGAATTCGGCGTCCGTTCCGGATGATCGACTACACTGGTGACACCAAAAGTGGCTGTTCGTCGGTTCCCAGCTGGTGTGGCCGTTCGGACAGGTGTAGCGCCACTTCGAAATCGGTCCGTCGATGTCGTGTACGCTCATACCGCACCGTACGATAATTTCGTCCTAAATATCGACTCTTACCCGAGGCGAAAGTAAACGGCCGGCTGTTCCCGCCGCTTACCCTCCCTCTCCCCGCGTTTCGGACGCGTCTCGATTCACTGCCGAGTGAAAGTGAACGCCCGAAATCGCCCCGATGAATTCGAAATTTAGCAGTTTGGATGGTTTTTATGGTTTTTCTATTTTTTCTAGTTTTGCTAGTTTTTACGGTTTTGATAGCCCTTTCGATGGGTCCGCTATCTCGTGTTCGACCACGTTTCGCGTTCGTACGCCATGCCCCAGAACGCTGTTTCGAGGCGCGTGCTGGTCAGAAACGCGTCCTCCATCGCGTCGTGCATGCCGGGGAACGCCTCGGCCTGCTGGTCAACGAAGGTCCGCATCCACGCGACGGAATTCCGAAACTCGTCGCTCGTGTACTTCTCGATGAACGGCGTGTAACGGTGGTCGCCGTCCGCGATGGATGCCATGTGGTCTGCGATATCGAGGTATCCCTGTCCACAGGGGTAGACGGCCGCCGCGAGTTCGGCGAGAGTTCCCTCGTAGGCCACCCGAAGAAGGTAGTTCGTGTACGCGAGGCAGGTCGGTGCCTTCTCCACCGATTCGAGTTCAGCACGGGAGATTCCGTACTCGGCGGCGAACGCCCGGTGGAGGTCCATCTCGTCGGCGAGAATCGCGTGAGCGACGTCGAACGCGTGGGTCATCGTCTCTTCGTCGCGCGCCTTGCATCCGGCGAGTGCGAATACGCGGGCGTAGTCTTTGAGATATAGATAATCCTGTTCGACCCAGTGACGGAACGCCGCCGGGTCGAGCGTTCCGTCGGCCAGTTCGACGACGAACGGGTGTGCTTTCTGTTCCTCCCAGAGTCGGTCGCCTGCCGCGAGCAGTCGGTCGCTGAACGCCATGTCTCACGGTTTATTCTCCTGTGGTATAATCTAGTGGTATCGGCGGCGAATCACCCACCCCGTCGCCGGACCATCTCCGCCATCTCCGCGAATAGAGCGTGGAAAACGCCGGAACTACGGAGCTACGGAAAAACGGAACGCCAGAACGGCCCAAAGCGGACCGAGTTGGTTTACAGTCGGTCGAGCACGTTCTCGACGACTTCGTTCTTCGGTACTTGCTCTTCCTCGCCGGAATCCATGTTCTGGACGGTTACGACGCCCTCGTTCAAGTCGCGTTCGCCGACGACGACGGTGTACTCGGCGTTGATGCGGTCGGCGTAGCCGAACTGCTCGCCGACGCTTCGTCCGGTGAGGTCGGTTTCGACGGTCAATCCGGCACTGCGCAACCCCTTCGCGTACTCCAGTCCGATTTCGCGCACCGAATCCGAAATCGTCAGCACGTAGGCGTCGGTCGAAAGCGCCTCGTCGGGCCACTCGCCCAGTTTCTTGAGCAAGTGCATCGTCG
This is a stretch of genomic DNA from Haladaptatus paucihalophilus DX253. It encodes these proteins:
- a CDS encoding response regulator transcription factor, encoding MSDEPTVLIVDDEHAITDLHARWLEDSYEVRKAYNGTEALETIDEDVDIVLLDRRMPDRSGQEVLDEIREQAFDCRVAMVTAVEPDFDILELGFDAYICKPVSDPEQLREIVASLETRSTYDSQVQELLALSSKKAALEERKESDELSKNEDYTELETRLASLRNELSSTAMELDDDDLRAEFHGRNDSGSKLMKSAEGGDASESRD
- a CDS encoding sensor histidine kinase, coding for MSENRSASSQESVTKGSILLLIDHRRNRRLLADWLTSEYEVVLPKHGVDTSFDLCIVDEASFSRYRDELEAKKEASLPTFLPYLLVTSTNSPARTPEVWQGVDEVITTPIEKAVLQARLDGLLERRRLSVEIEREKEQSEHRFRTLFQTAPDPVFVLDADGRIQSVNDAFCHVSGRNRSAVLGERLENIDAFPNDSIDELTADMRERKRGNSSPYSVTYMTPDGENRYAEINTTRMRFDEENPEIIGIIRDVTEHKRRKQELQRQNERLDEFASMLAHELRNPLGIAQGYLRVARAEDSEDAFEEVSGALDRMERMINEMLDLARKPDALTEKEVTEFHEIVEDAWSRAAPPEATLMLENVEEEISADIDRLSQVFENLFRNAIEHVGRDVTVHVKRISNGVCIVDDGPGISDDERELVFQSGYTTDNGTGLGLSIVQQIVEAHGWEINVLEGSAGGSRFEITGIDFE
- a CDS encoding DUF7563 family protein, with protein sequence MAKADREDADGSGRHGIWNRHSRSSRRCRNPNCRNDHVDPTFARTMGTEDGIVFACPECTRWAALKRGAAADPTIDHRVDRDWR
- the tenA gene encoding thiaminase II produces the protein MAFSDRLLAAGDRLWEEQKAHPFVVELADGTLDPAAFRHWVEQDYLYLKDYARVFALAGCKARDEETMTHAFDVAHAILADEMDLHRAFAAEYGISRAELESVEKAPTCLAYTNYLLRVAYEGTLAELAAAVYPCGQGYLDIADHMASIADGDHRYTPFIEKYTSDEFRNSVAWMRTFVDQQAEAFPGMHDAMEDAFLTSTRLETAFWGMAYERETWSNTR